The segment TTATCGAGAGATCTCTTGGACAGCTTTATTCCGTGAGtatttattaaacttatttACTCTTTTCAGCTGCTCAATACTCTTTTATGGTTTTTGAAATTGCCACTTATGTATTCTTATAGCATTCCAAATATTTGTGCCTAGCATACTCTGAAAAGTGAATACAGAGttgtataaattatataatttagtgGAAGTTAGTGCTTTGGAAGATccattgaaatattttttgagCTGACTGCAGATTACTCATGGAACACTAGACAATATAGAGTCTTTTCACATATATGAACTGATGCAAATAGTTTACAGAATGTTATAGAAAATTGTATTCTCCTTCCTTCTCTTGCTTCGTTTGTGGTCATTTTGATCAGTTCTTGTCTATATATTCTAACCGATTCCTTCTGTATATTTCTTGTCTAGCTTCCTTCCAAGGCTTGTTAACTCCTTAGTGACACTCCTGAAAAAGGGTGGTCAGAAAGAGCCAGATATTGTTAAGCAGGTTTTTGCTTATGTCAAACATGTTTTACACTCAGAACAATGCTTACTATTACAGATTATTTTTCGCTGATATTCTGGTCCTTTACTTACGTGAAGATATTCGTATCATGGTCCAACATAGTAATGAACCTGCAGAAGTATCTCATATGCGACATCGAACGTGTTCTCAGGTAAGTGGATTAGTACTGTAAATGGTACTGGATCCTACACTGTAGGTTTCTTCGGGGGTTTAtaaatttctctctttttcttttgatgtAGGGATACACTGGAGCTGAGGTACTACCCCCAAGAATCTATCAACGAATTGATGTCACGTTCTATGGCACTTTTGTTGAGGACTGCACGGGATGAGCAACGCGAGATAGGTGAtgaattgcttttttttttaatttctttatgTTTTCTCCTTGTCTATATTAGGGACAGTCTATTTGATTCTTATCTCATGAACGTTACAGGGATCAAGAGGATCATTTCTGAACTTGCTGACCCACTGAAGAAATGTGGAGGAGCTGGACTACTATATCATGTTATGATCAGGGATGCTTCTGAGAAAAGTCTCCATTCCAAAGCTGGGAAAGCTTTGAGTTTCTTGCTGAAAGATTCAACATTGTCCTCTTGTGATGATTTTCCTCAGGGTAAGTTCTCTTTTCTAAACATATGTtagaattttcttattttataagtCTAGTGTGTTTTCTAAATATCTCTCTAGTATATCCATTTCCAATAACGTGCATGTGATTAGTTTAGAAACTAGTTGGTCATGGTTTGATGTTGTATCTCATTGCAGGTTCTGGTAGTACAGTAGAAGCTGTGAGTTCAGCTTTGCAAAGAATATGCGAGGCAACTAATGCAGAAGAATTAACCGTTCTGTGGGACTGCTTgtttaaagaaacaaaagaatcaatcaaaaacaaaaactcagcTCATTTGACCCGACTCTTGACACTGCTTACTTCAGCTGTTAGGGTTGGGAAAGGTCTCAAAGCTTGTGGTGAGTTATTTCTTATGAAGAACGCATGAAAACACGATCGTATTGCGATTTTAACTCCTTGTCAATGTGTAACAGATTACCGATATTTGGTTGGACTTGTGAGCCAGATTGTGCCAACTTTTATGGATTCCTCTGATGTTCTCAGTAGATTTCTAGGACTGATGTTATGCACCATTGACATACCCAGTGATGTCAATGAGCTGGAATCCATTGCTTCACAATGGACCCCCATTTTTTCGTTGAAGAGTTTAAGGTATCtttgtttacatttttttgCAATGCTAAATTCTCTTTTCTTATCTTGCTTGTAATTGATCACGTAATCGTCCCAGTTTGGTGAGTTTCTTGCGGGGGTTGCTAGAGAAGAAAGATGGATTAATAGTGCAAGTCTTTGCCTGTAATATATTAAGGcaagactctttttttttcaattaccTCATTAAAATCTGCCGATCTTTATGTCATTAGTGACTAACTTATGTGTTACAGCTGCATCAACAATATGATTACGGAGTCTTCGGAGGAGGTTATTCCTCTGTTACTATCATTGTGTAAGAAGCAGCAAACTAGTCACGACAAGGTGGATATCGTATATGGATCATTTGAGAGTATTCAGGTCTTCTTGGAAGACAAGATTAAGAAGATTCAAATAAATATAGAGAATACTGGATTAGCTCAAATTGATGAGGCTGAGTTGGCTGCTGTCTGGGGAGCTGTCAATTGTTTTCCCTATTTTAAATTGGATTCATCATTACTGATTCGCTTCAAGAATACTCTGAAACAGCAGTTGGCAGCCTCAGCTGGTAAGTGTTTGGCCATGCCTACTTACACGTTACTATACTGATGTTCTGGATCATGGTCATTTCTTAGAAGTTATCATAATGTTTTTCAGTCAGCGGTTCTAGTGCTCAGGAACTAATGTGGCAGAGCTTACTTGGTTCTGCCTTGAGGTCATGTCTCAAAATCCGTTCTACTGGAAGACTCATCCACAGTGATGTAGAGGAAGTTTTGTCTCTTGCTAAATGTTACAAGTCATGTGTACAAGTGCTGTCTCCCGTAGCCGACTATTTGGATTTTGTGTATAGGTGAGTTTGTATGTTCTGGTGGTTTAttcagttttctttttatccATGTTCGACCATCACTGATTCGGTTATGAAATTGCAGACCTCAATTAGCAAACGATGATATCTCTAAGCCATGTCCAGAGCTACAAGCAAACAATGCTGAAGATGCCTTTGACATATTTTGTGAAAATTTGCGTCACCCGAACAAAGACGTCCGTCTTATGACTCTAAGGATCTTGTGCCATTTTGAACCTTTGTCTCCTGACCCTTGTGTTGAAGAGCATCCTCCTCCAATGAAGAAGCTGAAAACTGAAGTGGTCCAGAAGTCTCCCTCTAAAAAGAATGATGTCACTACGAATGTGAGTGACATCTTTAGTTCTGTATTCCATAAGCCTTTCCCTCAAATCCTGATTGATTTACTAACAGTAGTATCTATCATCACCAGGTTCTTCAGATACTGAAAACAGTTGGAGAGTCTCGTCCCACATTACGGAGTAAAAAGGATTTGGATGCAGTACGGCATCTCGCTGATGACAGGATACATGATGCATATGTGCCGCTTGTATTCAATGGAATGATAGGGTTGTTTCATACAAATAATGAATCTACTGAAATTTGGGAACCAGCATCTAAGTGCCTTGCGGATCTTATGATGAAGCACACAAGCGCGCTGTGGAATGGTTTTGTTCATTATTTGGGCCACTGCCAACTAAAAATTGAAGCACTCCACATTCATAGAGGGAATGGAAACTACAGCGTTTCACAGAAGCATACTGGTAGGTTTTTCTCTGATTATTTTGtgtctatattattatttcatcTATCTATCTTTTGTACAGTTCTGATGTTTGCCTTTTTCATTCTGCAGGTCTGATGGAGAGTTTTAATGCATTCATCTCCCCGCGGTTTAATGGTACGCCTACTGCAGATGTAGTATCTCTGTTGCTAAAGACCTTACAGAAAGTTCCCAGTGTTGCTCAGTCTCATACCTCTGATATTCTCCCTCTGCTATTGAAATTTATGGGGTACAAGACCGAAAACCCTTTGAGGTAATCACGTCTCTATATCTTTGAGGTAATTTGCGTCATCTGTTGTCATCATCaactctttctctctacgttgcAGGGTCGGACTGTATAACAGCGAAGCTTGTAAAGGAAAGGAGTGGAAGGGGTTGCTGGAACAGTCTTTGGCTTTGCTGAAGCTGATGAAGAATCCGAGGTCGTCACGTGTTAGTCAATTTGTAAACGACGTTATGCAGTACAGGTTGGCACCAAATGTTCTTTTGAATATGTTGGAGTAAGGAAATCATCACTGACCTCTTCCTGCATGTTGGTTTGTGTTCTTTGGAAACTGTTTTACTAGGTTCTTGGATGATAATGATGCTGAAATACAAATGAGTGTCCTAGAGTGCCTTGTGCTGTCGAATGACTATTTACTCCCACACCGCCATCGTTTGGAGAATCTGATCAAGTCTAAAAAACTGAGAGAAGAGCTCACGAACTGGAACTTCTCCAAGGACATTGAGGAAGCTCACAGATCTCACTTTGTTTCTCTTGTAATTAGAATCATTATGCCAAAAGTTAGGAGTTTAAAAAATTCAGCGTCGCGTGAGGTACATATATTACATACTTCTTTTAGTTTACTTCACTTAGTTCCttacatttttgttgttgttgttgttgtcagcGTACAAGTATTCGTCACAGGGAGGCAGTTCTTGGCTTTATATCTCAGCTGGATGTTAATGAACTTTCCCTCTTCTTTGCATTGTTGATGAAGCCTTTGAACATTATATCAGATGAAGCAACGGACCTGTTTTGGAGCTCCGGTAAAAGCTCTCTGGATTATTTCCAAAGGTCCAAGTTCTCGAAATATATCAACGTGGATGCTCTTTCTACCTTGTCCTGGAAGATGAAATCTGGTTTTCTTCATGTCATCCAACACATACTTGAAGTCTTTGATGTATTCCATGTCCGACCATTTCTAGACTTTCTCATGGGATGTGTTGTCCGGCTATTAGTAAACAACGCTCCAAATATCGATGAAGAAAGTAACAACATTGATAAAGAGATTGTCTCAACAAATCACGACCAggtaaaattattatttggTGTTGCTTATCTAAACAAAACATTGTTTTGACACTTTTTGTGTGTGTAGGCTGGCACTTCTCTAAAGCAGTTTAAAGAGTTGAGATCCTTATGTCTGAAGATTATTGCTCGTGTTCTTAAAAAGTACGAGGATTGTGATCTTGGCTCTGAGTTCTGGGACCTATTCTTTTCAGCGGTGAATCCGTTGATCAAGAGTTTTAAGCAGGAGGGTTCCAGCAGTGAGAAACCAAGCTCATTGTTCACATGCTTCTTGTCAATGAGCAAAAGCCCCAATCTCGTCACCTTCTTATGTCGGGAAGAGTCTCTTGTTCCAGACATTTTCTCAATTCCAACAGTCACCACAGCTTCAGAAGCTATAAAGTCCTCTGCCTTGAGTTTCATAAAGAATCTGCTCAGCCTTGAGAAGGACATGGAGGACGATGACCATATGAACAAAGGATTCTTAAACCCATACATAGACGCACTGATTAACAACTTACATTCTCTCTTTCGTGGAGATATTTTGAGAAGGTATGGGTTTCTTCTAAATCAACAGACTTAGTTAATTTCATCTTTGTTTCTACTTCTAAAGAAAAAACTGTGAATTGTGATCAGGAAATCATTCAAGTATCATGGTGAAAGAGAGATCAAGATTCTTAAACTATTGTCGAAACATATCAGAGATGAATCTCATGTAATGAAGTATTTGAACATCTTGCTGTCTTTCTTGGACAAACGTGTGAAATATTCTGGTATGGTTACTCCTTTCATTTCTTGGTAATAATTATATAACATTCACGTGTCTTGTGTGTGTAACCGTCTTATTGTCTTACAGATATTCATCGTGAGGCTTTGCTAGCCATTCAAGACATCACATCGTTGCTTGGGAGTGAGAGTACTAACAAAATTATAGATACAGTCTCTCTTCTGCTTGTTGACGCTAAACCTGATGTCCGATTATGCATTTGTAACCTTCTTGAGTCCCTTGCGAAAATCGATTCTTCTCTAGATCGAGTGGTAAGTGTcttcttcctttctttttttatcttttgcGTTTGAGATTGTAACAAACTATTGGTTTGTGTCTGTCTTACAGGCAAAATGCGTAAGCGATATGAATGCAACCTCACCCATGAAAGTTGATGACCTTGACTATGAAACGATAATGGATGCTTATGCCAAGATTGATGTGGATTTCCTTAACGAATCCTCGGAGCAGCACATGATGATCATTCTCTCACAGAGTCTATACAACATGACATCAAAAGAAGTTATGCTAAAGGATTGTGCATGTAACCTCTTGTGCACTTTTATTGAATTTTCAGCCTCTTTACTTTGCCAAGAGGCCTCAGCACACTCCGACATTGGCAAAGAGGTTTCAAAATCCGTTGCAAGATGGACAGGCGATCGCGTGTTGTGGATTATGAATAAGTTTATTTTGAAACACATTGGCGATGCAGTAAACAACGGAATCTCATGTGGAAAGGTACAAAGACCCTTTCTAAGTCTGGCATGAGTGAATTTTTATTGCCATGCTGGTGCTCatggttttagattttttttttttataaacaaattattCTGCTGCAGGGGGAGATTCTTTTGATACGCAAAATGGTGATGAGACTTCCAGATTCCGGGAATCTTTCTGCATTCAGACCTTTGTGCTCTGAGAACGATGACCTTGATTTCTTCAAAAACGTCTTTAACATTCAGGTATGTCATTTTATCAGAATGGATCCTTAGCAGTTTGTATTTGTGTTGTGGTGAGGATGAATCAACTTATAGCTTATGAAAGATGATGGAAAACTTACAATGACTGTTCTTTTGAATGTCTTGTAGGCACACCGTAGAGCAAAGGCAATTAACAGTTTTGCCAAGGAGATCAAAGATAGCAGTCTGCCTGAGGTGATCTCTTTGATTCTTTGATCACTATTTTTGTAGTTTCAATGGACTTGTGACCAATCTCTGCTGGGTTGTTGCAGGGAGTAGTGAGAAAACTCTTGGTCTCAATCTTTTTCAACATGTTGCTTGAGGGACAAGAAAGAAAAGGTCAAGATAGTAAAGGTCGAGTTAAAAAGGGTCAAAATAGTAAAGATGAAAATGTCCTTGATGCATGCGAAGAAGCGCTTGCATCCCTGTCTGCTCATATGAGTTGGACCTCGTACTACGCTCTATTGAAGGGGTGTTTCCGAGAGATGAAGCAGCATACCGACAAGAGCAAGCGTCTGTTGGATCTCGTCTGCTTGATCTTGGACAAGTTTCACTTTGCAGAAGGTGGTGAGGCTCACGAGGAGATTAGGGGTTGCCTTGACAAAACCTTGTATCCAAAGATAACGAAGCTGTTTGATTCTGAGTCTGATGGCGTTAACTTCAACGCCTATGTAGCTGCTGTGAAGGTTCTAAAGCTACTTCCCAAAGAGATAATGGACTCAAAGATAGATTCTTTAGTCAATAAACTTTCCAATTTTTTGAGGGACGCGATGGAGAGCACACGTGAGGGAGCCAGAAAAGCTCTGGCTTCTTGTTTGAAGGAGCTTGGCCTGGAGAATTACTTGCAACTTGTCGTTAAGAAGCTAGTTTCTGTATTAACAAAAGGATCTGAGGTGCATGTGCTGGGGTACACTGTCAATCACATCTTATCGAAGTGCCTGCCAAGTCCTACTGGGTGGAAGTTGGATCATTGTTTGGAAGATCTTCTTGATGTGGTGGAAGCCGATATCCTTGGAGATGTTGATGAACAGAAAGAGGACAAGAAAGATTTAATGaataagaggaagaagaagaaagaaacgaTAAAACGCAAGTCACTTGATTCTCTGAGATTGATTGCTGAAAATGTAACGTTCAGAAGCCATGCATTGACGCTACTTTCTCCTGTCACTAAACAGCTGCAAGGGCCTATGACTTCGAAGCTAAAATCAACGCTTCAGGATATGTTAAAGCATATTGCAATTGGTCTTGAAGGGAATCCATCTGTTGATCAAGGACATCTTTTCTGTTTTATATATCACCTTGTTAACGACAACAAGAAGAGTGGTCTTAGAGGTCAAATATCTTCCCGGCCAtccaaaaagaaaaggaaatcgAGACGTATTCAAGACACTTCTGGTGCAAAGTCATGTCCACATCTCATCACGGTGTTTGCTTTGAACTTATTGCACAACAGACTGAAGAGAATCCAACCCAACAATACTAACGAAGAGCTGGTGTCGAAGCTGGATCCGTTTGTCAAACTACTTGTTGGTTGTTTGAGCTCTGTGTACGAAGATGTTGTGTCTTCATCTGTTAAATGTTTCACTGCATTGTTAAGGCTTCAACTGCCTTCCTTCAGGTCTGAAGCACGTGAAGTGAAAACCAAAGTGTTAGCCATTGCTCAGTCTGCAGTGAGTTCCAGTAGTCCTCTTGTGCAGTCATGCCTCAAGCTGTTAACAGCTCTTGTCAGCAATGATAACTTCAAGTTATCATCTGAGGAGTTGAAAATGTTGATTCAGTTCCGTATGTTTTCTGATCTGGAATCGGATTCCTCTGTTGCTTCTCTTTCACTTCTCAAGGCCATTGTGAGAAAGAAGCTCAAAGTTCCGAAGATATATGATATTGCCGACCAGGTTTCAAGGTTGATGATAACACATCAGGATAAATCAATCCGCAATAAATGTGGAGATATACTGGTAGAGTTTTTGGTCAATTATGTATCTTCCGAGAAACGCCTAGAAGGACATTTTAACTTTTTTCAGAAAAATCTGAGGTATGTATGTGCAATAAAgctttatttcttctttttcaattAGTAACTGAGTTTTATCTTCTTCCAGCTATGAACATTCAACTGGAAGAGAAGCAGTTCTTGACGTTCTTCAAAAGCTTATCCATAAATTCCCAGATCCTAGTCCTGGCAAGCAGTCGAAACCTTGTCTAGGCCACCAGTCAGTTGTTGACCAGCAGTCTCAAAACTTGTTTATTGAGCTTGCTCTTCATTTGGAAAGAGAAaatgatcaaaagttgctggcTAAGATTTGTGATGTGATGAAGCTTCTCATAGGCTGCATGAATAATTATAAGTCCAGTCTTAAGCTCTCTCTGGGTTGGTATAAGCAGGAGAACTCACGGGTTAGAGGAGCAAAGGTACATAATGCTTCATATTAAGTATTTATTGCTTGTAACATTGTCACCAAACTTGGCTGTTTTTGGAGTATGTGCGTTGCTTCTTGCGGCAGTTGATGAACTGTTAATTCATTTGTTTGGATGCATGTGCAGGTATTGAGGTTATTCATTGAAGCCGAGAAAAAGTTTCCAGAGAAAAAATGCAGTATACTGTTGAAAGAGGGTAAAACGATTTTAGAGTCTGCTGTAAAGTTGCAAAACACTGTTGAGGAAGGTAGTATTCCCTTATGGAAGGAAGCATATTACTCTCTGATTATGATAGAGAAGATGCTCACGCGGTTTCCTCATTTATGTTTTCGTGAAGATTCTAAGGTATATGTTCTTAGAAGTTGTTATGATCATTTAATGTTTGATCtaatttttcttcttatttttgtaGGATGTTTGGACAATGGTGTTTAAGTTGTTGTTGCACCGACATGAGTGGTTGCAAACTACAACATGCCGACTCTTGCACTATTATTTCAAAAACCTACCCGAGTCTACGGAAGCTGAGTCTCTTCTTGGTAAGCCAAGTAGCCTTTTCATGGTAGCTGCTTCTCTTTGCTTCCAGTTAAAGCTAAAGGTGGACCGCAACAGAGTCGTCAACAAAAACAATGATACCACTGAAGAAGATTATCTCAGAGAGAATCTTGTTTTTGCTGTCACTGGACTTCATTCAATGATTGGACAAACAGATGATGAGTACTGGTCAAGTCTCGACAGTGATGAGCAAGCAAAGTTCATGGAAGCCTTTCTAGTATTTGATTCAGGGAAAGTAAGGTCTACTTTTCTGGCTCTTACTAGTTCAGGCCACCTGAAAGGCCAAGATGATGTAAGAAACGTATTGGTCGGAAGCTTACTCAAAAGAATGGGGAAGCTTGCGTTTGATGTGGACTCTCATCAGATGAGAATAGTGTTCAACGTTTGTAAAGAGTTTGCCTCAAACTTGAATCAGGAAGAGTGTCGCCTATACGCCTTCAGGATTCTGCTTCCTTTATACAAAGTTTGCCAAGGGTTTACAGGGAAAGTCATCACAGACGAGTTGGAACAGCTAGCTGAAGAGGTGAGAGACGGTATAAGAGACAAGAGCTTAGGCGTTCAGATGTTTGTGAAAGTTTACAGCGAAATCAAAAAGAGTTTGGAAGTGAAAAGGCAGAAGAGGAGGCGAGAAGAGAAGGAAATGGCGGTGGTGAACCCTGAGAGGAACGCAAAGAGGAAACTGAAGGTAGCTTCGAAGAACAAGGCTaacaagaagaggaggatgATGAGGAGTAAAATGGATAGATGGTCACGCTCTTGAGCTCCCATAACCATATTTAAGCCATCGTTaacttaattatttaataagttTATCATCAAATAACATCAAAGATCATTAGACTATATGTAGTATTTTCTCAACCATTTGTGATTCTTTTTTCAGTTTTATCTGATAGATTTtcaacttaatattttttttattttggtttagaattttatttaaaatgttaaactcaaaattcaaataaataacaATGTAATTAATATCTACTATAATTTCATGATCTATAAATAATAAGAatgataaattttctaaaacagctatttttaagtttttgtcacaataatagcatttaataaaaaaaataactaaaataaattttattaaaaagtaaagatGTGTTTTTACTCTAAGATTAACTAAAATGaacttaaggtttagagttggGTTTTGGGGATagagtttaaattttaaataataaaaaataaatattaaaattttcaaaataaaaaataaactatttgagagaattgcccaaAATAGAATTAATATATTAGCATTTTGAAAGCCGGACCGAGCGGTTTGACCGGTTGAACCATTCTTCTGTCCAATTTCAAATTGCGTTAGAAGCTGGATTCGAGTTAAAGGCGGTTGAAATTGACCAAGAGACGACGACGTTTTCACAAGTAAACTCGAAAAAAGAATAtcttaatagtatagatacctACATATATATTCGATTACAGACGGAAAGCTGCGGCGGCGTCGGAGTAAAACAGTCAGAGCAATGGCGATGCAAGCCGGAGTAAGCTTATCGAGGATCTTAATCTTAGCCGGAGCAGGTATTTTCACTCGCTTTTCTCCCTTCAATGCTACCTTCCTCGCCACCACTAAATGTGTGATTCCGAATAACAAGGCTATACTGGTACGATCATGATGAAGAACGGCAAATTATCGGATATATTGGGTGAATTGCAGGTACTCTCTCAACTTATTTCTTTTTTACTCTCCTTGGAAAAATTTGAATTAATGATTTGTTGTTTCGATAGTCTCTGGTGAAAGGTATGGAGAGATCCGAGGGAGATTATGATGATTCCGACGCCGTAGCTTCTCAGGTACTTTGGTAGCTCATGTTTTTGATGAGAGGAATCTTAATTGATTGGTGATGATTTGAAGGTTCGTAGATTGGCCATGGAGGTTAGGCAGTTAGCTTCAGCGCGGCAGATAACGGTCATGGATGGAGTTTCTGGGGGTATGTATGTATGTAGTTGTATCAGGAAAGCTTTTAGTGTTTCTTGCTCATCACGTTTGTTTCTTTCTcctttgtgtgtgtgtgagcAGCGAACTTACAAGCTCTTGTTGTACCTGCTGCGGTATTGGGAGTTTTAGGATATGGTTACATGTGGTGGAAGGTGAGATGAATCATCAATCATGTTAGGTTTCATTCTTGtaagcaattttttttaaaggggGAAGTAGAAAATATTTGTGTTTTGTTTACACTGGTTAGGGACTCGCGTTTACTGATCTTATGTACGTGACGAAAGCCAACATGGCTACTGCCGTGGCTAACTTGACCAAGAATCTTGAGCAAGTTTCCGTGACCCTCgcggttagttttttttttacttactgGTGATTTATGAAGGTTGGATCCATGATCGTTTGGTTTTTCAGGCTGCTAAAAGGCATTTAACGCAAAAGATTCAGAGTATGGATGATAAGGTAGAAAAGCAGATTGATCTCTCCAAGGGAGTCAAGAGCGAGGTATACGATTATAGTTCCTACCACTAAGAATGATTCCCTTTCATTGCTATATATCTGTAATATGTTGAATCAGACTTGGGCCAACGAAATGTGTTTCTTTTTTGGTTAATGCTGAACAGGTCACCTTGGCTCGTGAGGATATCAACTCACTTGAGATTGATTTGGCGTCATTGAATAATTTGATTAGTGGACTGGTgagtttttaaatttcattctGTTTAAGACACACATGAGCAAATTATTAGTTTGTTTCTCTTGGATCGTGAACTAAAATGATTGCATTTAGTCTTTGAGCTCAAATTAGGAATTAGAATTCTCTCCTTTGGAGTATTTTATTGGAAAATTGTTACGCAG is part of the Brassica rapa cultivar Chiifu-401-42 chromosome A09, CAAS_Brap_v3.01, whole genome shotgun sequence genome and harbors:
- the LOC103840668 gene encoding small subunit processome component 20 homolog isoform X2, which produces MATPADSRAVKSLNNSQGTNKFVFKKVGEKMEDTKTEVVNVFKSLEKVKAEPSQGSTFLKDRLVELRELNTTEHFTKFYEEMFPFVQTLPLVISQKEIVFSKLVSGLHMEARLSLGAFLELIDDLSRDLLDSFIPFLPRLVNSLVTLLKKGGQKEPDIVKQIFVSWSNIVMNLQKYLICDIERVLRDTLELRYYPQESINELMSRSMALLLRTARDEQREIGIKRIISELADPLKKCGGAGLLYHVMIRDASEKSLHSKAGKALSFLLKDSTLSSCDDFPQGSGSTVEAVSSALQRICEATNAEELTVLWDCLFKETKESIKNKNSAHLTRLLTLLTSAVRVGKGLKACDYRYLVGLVSQIVPTFMDSSDVLSRFLGLMLCTIDIPSDVNELESIASQWTPIFSLKSLSLVSFLRGLLEKKDGLIVQVFACNILSCINNMITESSEEVIPLLLSLCKKQQTSHDKVDIVYGSFESIQVFLEDKIKKIQINIENTGLAQIDEAELAAVWGAVNCFPYFKLDSSLLIRFKNTLKQQLAASAVSGSSAQELMWQSLLGSALRSCLKIRSTGRLIHSDVEEVLSLAKCYKSCVQVLSPVADYLDFVYRPQLANDDISKPCPELQANNAEDAFDIFCENLRHPNKDVRLMTLRILCHFEPLSPDPCVEEHPPPMKKLKTEVVQKSPSKKNDVTTNVLQILKTVGESRPTLRSKKDLDAVRHLADDRIHDAYVPLVFNGMIGLFHTNNESTEIWEPASKCLADLMMKHTSALWNGFVHYLGHCQLKIEALHIHRGNGNYSVSQKHTGLMESFNAFISPRFNGTPTADVVSLLLKTLQKVPSVAQSHTSDILPLLLKFMGYKTENPLRVGLYNSEACKGKEWKGLLEQSLALLKLMKNPRSSRVSQFVNDVMQYRFLDDNDAEIQMSVLECLVLSNDYLLPHRHRLENLIKSKKLREELTNWNFSKDIEEAHRSHFVSLVIRIIMPKVRSLKNSASRERTSIRHREAVLGFISQLDVNELSLFFALLMKPLNIISDEATDLFWSSGKSSLDYFQRSKFSKYINVDALSTLSWKMKSGFLHVIQHILEVFDVFHVRPFLDFLMGCVVRLLVNNAPNIDEESNNIDKEIVSTNHDQAGTSLKQFKELRSLCLKIIARVLKKYEDCDLGSEFWDLFFSAVNPLIKSFKQEGSSSEKPSSLFTCFLSMSKSPNLVTFLCREESLVPDIFSIPTVTTASEAIKSSALSFIKNLLSLEKDMEDDDHMNKGFLNPYIDALINNLHSLFRGDILRRKSFKYHGEREIKILKLLSKHIRDESHVMKYLNILLSFLDKRVKYSDIHREALLAIQDITSLLGSESTNKIIDTVSLLLVDAKPDVRLCICNLLESLAKIDSSLDRVAKCVSDMNATSPMKVDDLDYETIMDAYAKIDVDFLNESSEQHMMIILSQSLYNMTSKEVMLKDCACNLLCTFIEFSASLLCQEASAHSDIGKEVSKSVARWTGDRVLWIMNKFILKHIGDAVNNGISCGKGEILLIRKMVMRLPDSGNLSAFRPLCSENDDLDFFKNVFNIQAHRRAKAINSFAKEIKDSSLPEGVVRKLLVSIFFNMLLEGQERKGQDSKGRVKKGQNSKDENVLDACEEALASLSAHMSWTSYYALLKGCFREMKQHTDKSKRLLDLVCLILDKFHFAEGGEAHEEIRGCLDKTLYPKITKLFDSESDGVNFNAYVAAVKVLKLLPKEIMDSKIDSLVNKLSNFLRDAMESTREGARKALASCLKELGLENYLQLVVKKLVSVLTKGSEVHVLGYTVNHILSKCLPSPTGWKLDHCLEDLLDVVEADILGDVDEQKEDKKDLMNKRKKKKETIKRKSLDSLRLIAENVTFRSHALTLLSPVTKQLQGPMTSKLKSTLQDMLKHIAIGLEGNPSVDQGHLFCFIYHLVNDNKKSGLRGQISSRPSKKKRKSRRIQDTSGAKSCPHLITVFALNLLHNRLKRIQPNNTNEELVSKLDPFVKLLVGCLSSVYEDVVSSSVKCFTALLRLQLPSFRSEAREVKTKVLAIAQSAVSSSSPLVQSCLKLLTALVSNDNFKLSSEELKMLIQFRMFSDLESDSSVASLSLLKAIVRKKLKVPKIYDIADQVSRLMITHQDKSIRNKCGDILVEFLVNYVSSEKRLEGHFNFFQKNLSYEHSTGREAVLDVLQKLIHKFPDPSPGKQSKPCLGHQSVVDQQSQNLFIELALHLERENDQKLLAKICDVMKLLIGCMNNYKSSLKLSLGWYKQENSRVRGAKVLRLFIEAEKKFPEKKCSILLKEGKTILESAVKLQNTVEEGSIPLWKEAYYSLIMIEKMLTRFPHLCFREDSKDVWTMVFKLLLHRHEWLQTTTCRLLHYYFKNLPESTEAESLLGKPSSLFMVAASLCFQLKLKVDRNRVVNKNNDTTEEDYLRENLVFAVTGLHSMIGQTDDEYWSSLDSDEQAKFMEAFLVFDSGKVRSTFLALTSSGHLKGQDDVRNVLVGSLLKRMGKLAFDVDSHQMRIVFNVCKEFASNLNQEECRLYAFRILLPLYKVCQGFTGKVITDELEQLAEEVRDGIRDKSLGVQMFVKVYSEIKKSLEVKRQKRRREEKEMAVVNPERNAKRKLKVASKNKANKKRRMMRSKMDRWSRS